One window of the Anaeromyxobacter dehalogenans 2CP-C genome contains the following:
- a CDS encoding cysteine desulfurase, with product MTTAEAQAAGGRAARPEAREGARGAFDVERVRAEFPILARPVRGKPLAYLDSAATAQKPRAVIDAMRRYYEEDNANVHRGVHLLSERATRLYDGARVKVARFLGAADPHEVVFVRGTTEAVNLVAQTFGRQRVGPGDEILVTELEHHSNIVPWQLLCQEKGATLRAAPVTDAGDLDVEALDRLIGPRTRLVAVAHVSNALGTVNPVAEIVARAHAKGVPVLVDGAQAVPHLAVDLPALGADFYAFSGHKLYGPTGIGVLWGRKALLDELPPWQGGGDMILSVSFEKTTFNAVPHRFEAGTPHIAGAVGLAAAIDWLSAVGLEAAAAHEDALLGYALDALREVPGLRLIGTPRRRAGVISFLPGDVHPHDAGTILDRHGVAVRAGHHCAQPLMRRMGVAATVRASFAAYSTRADVDALVRGLHAVREVFA from the coding sequence ATGACCACGGCGGAGGCACAGGCGGCCGGCGGGCGGGCGGCGCGGCCGGAGGCGCGCGAGGGCGCGCGCGGCGCGTTCGACGTCGAGCGGGTGCGGGCCGAGTTCCCCATCCTGGCGCGGCCGGTGCGGGGCAAGCCGCTCGCGTACCTGGACAGCGCCGCGACCGCGCAGAAGCCGCGGGCGGTGATCGACGCGATGCGCCGGTACTACGAGGAGGACAACGCGAACGTGCACCGCGGCGTGCACCTGCTCTCCGAGCGCGCCACGCGCCTCTACGACGGGGCGCGCGTGAAGGTGGCGCGGTTCCTCGGGGCCGCCGATCCGCACGAGGTGGTCTTCGTGCGCGGCACCACCGAGGCGGTGAACCTGGTGGCGCAGACGTTCGGGCGCCAGCGGGTGGGGCCCGGGGACGAGATCCTCGTCACCGAGCTCGAGCACCACTCGAACATCGTGCCGTGGCAGCTCCTCTGCCAGGAGAAGGGCGCCACGCTGCGCGCCGCGCCGGTGACCGACGCCGGCGACCTCGACGTGGAGGCGCTCGACCGGCTGATCGGGCCGCGGACGCGCCTGGTGGCGGTGGCGCACGTCTCGAACGCGCTCGGCACGGTGAACCCGGTGGCCGAGATCGTGGCGCGCGCGCACGCGAAGGGCGTGCCGGTGCTGGTGGACGGCGCGCAGGCGGTGCCGCACCTCGCGGTGGACCTGCCCGCGCTCGGCGCCGACTTCTACGCGTTCAGCGGCCACAAGCTGTACGGCCCGACCGGCATCGGCGTGCTGTGGGGGCGCAAGGCGCTCCTCGACGAGCTGCCGCCGTGGCAGGGCGGCGGCGACATGATCCTCTCGGTCTCCTTCGAGAAGACCACCTTCAACGCGGTCCCGCACCGCTTCGAGGCGGGCACGCCGCACATCGCCGGCGCGGTGGGGCTCGCGGCGGCCATCGACTGGCTCTCGGCGGTCGGCCTGGAGGCCGCCGCGGCGCACGAGGACGCGCTCCTCGGGTACGCCCTCGACGCGCTCCGCGAGGTCCCCGGGCTCCGCCTGATCGGCACGCCGCGGCGGCGGGCCGGCGTCATCTCGTTCCTCCCCGGCGACGTCCACCCGCACGACGCCGGCACCATCCTCGACCGCCACGGCGTGGCGGTCCGCGCCGGGCACCACTGCGCCCAGCCGCTCATGCGGCGCATGGGCGTGGCCGCCACCGTGCGCGCCTCGTTCGCGGCGTACAGCACGCGGGCCGACGTGGACGCGCTCGTCCGCGGCCTGCACGCGGTCCGGGAGGTGTTCGCGTGA
- the sufU gene encoding Fe-S cluster assembly sulfur transfer protein SufU: MSELSDLYQEVVLDHGKRPRNFGPLPGETHHAEGLNPLCGDHFVVHARVDGGRLAEVRFEGSGCAISKASASVMTGVVKGKTAEEVDRIFERFHRLVTEGPAQDDEEALGKLAVFGGVHEYPTRVKCASLAWHALRQALRGEAAPVSTE, encoded by the coding sequence GTGTCGGAGCTGAGCGATCTGTACCAGGAGGTGGTCCTCGACCACGGCAAGCGGCCGCGGAACTTCGGCCCGCTGCCCGGCGAGACCCACCACGCCGAGGGGCTGAACCCGCTCTGCGGCGATCACTTCGTGGTCCACGCGCGGGTGGACGGCGGCCGGCTGGCGGAGGTGCGCTTCGAGGGGAGCGGCTGCGCGATCTCCAAGGCCTCCGCGTCGGTGATGACCGGCGTCGTGAAGGGCAAGACCGCCGAGGAGGTGGACCGGATCTTCGAGCGCTTCCACCGGCTGGTGACCGAGGGGCCGGCGCAGGACGACGAGGAGGCGCTGGGCAAGCTGGCCGTGTTCGGCGGGGTGCACGAGTACCCCACGCGCGTGAAGTGCGCGAGCCTGGCCTGGCACGCGCTGCGCCAGGCGCTGCGCGGCGAGGCCGCGCCGGTCAGCACCGAGTAG
- the sufT gene encoding putative Fe-S cluster assembly protein SufT, which yields MDRTPTHTHRDVEALQVPSGHLVLLPQGTWLVVQQSLGGQFTAMTEMGGLVRIAGKDADALGEAFVEEARRFEQERSAAAEGPFEEQKIWDALGTVYDPEIPASIVELGLVYAVAAEPVEGGHKVRIVMTLTAPACGIGPVLVDDVRRKVLGVPGVKDAEVDLVFDPPWDPSRMSDAAKLQLGFM from the coding sequence ATGGATCGCACACCCACCCATACCCACCGTGACGTCGAGGCCCTGCAGGTGCCGAGCGGCCACCTGGTGCTGCTGCCCCAGGGCACCTGGCTGGTGGTGCAGCAGTCGCTGGGCGGCCAGTTCACGGCCATGACCGAGATGGGCGGGCTGGTGCGCATCGCCGGCAAGGACGCCGACGCGCTCGGCGAGGCGTTCGTGGAGGAGGCGCGGCGGTTCGAGCAGGAGCGCAGCGCCGCCGCAGAGGGGCCGTTCGAGGAGCAGAAGATCTGGGACGCGCTCGGGACGGTCTACGACCCGGAGATCCCCGCCAGCATCGTGGAGCTGGGCCTCGTGTACGCGGTGGCGGCCGAGCCGGTCGAGGGCGGCCACAAGGTGCGGATCGTCATGACCCTGACCGCGCCCGCCTGCGGCATCGGCCCGGTGCTGGTGGACGACGTCCGCCGCAAGGTGCTGGGCGTGCCCGGGGTGAAGGACGCCGAGGTGGACCTGGTGTTCGACCCGCCCTGGGATCCGTCGAGGATGAGCGACGCGGCCAAGCTCCAGCTCGGCTTCATGTAG
- a CDS encoding FHA domain-containing protein, giving the protein MSFDETRASGAPQQGGRAETVRAALVVVHSADAGEQGRRYPLGDEDVTFGREEGNTVVIGSDQASRRHARIFVSGGAHVLVDLDSTNGTFLNSKQVKEQTLRHGDVIRVASTVLKYAVDA; this is encoded by the coding sequence ATGAGCTTCGACGAAACCCGCGCGAGCGGCGCCCCGCAGCAGGGCGGCCGCGCCGAGACCGTCCGGGCCGCGCTCGTCGTGGTCCACTCCGCCGACGCCGGCGAGCAGGGGAGGCGCTACCCGCTCGGCGACGAGGACGTCACCTTCGGCCGCGAGGAGGGCAACACGGTGGTGATCGGGTCCGACCAGGCCTCGCGGCGGCACGCCCGGATCTTCGTCTCGGGCGGCGCGCACGTGCTCGTGGACCTCGACTCCACCAACGGCACGTTCCTGAACTCGAAGCAGGTGAAGGAGCAGACGCTCCGGCACGGCGACGTGATCCGCGTCGCCTCGACCGTGCTGAAGTACGCGGTGGACGCGTAG
- a CDS encoding universal stress protein: MATFARILAATDFSEASRRALALAAALAREAGAALTVVHVCEIPGYRDEGPIPYDLATPLVADAQARLDAALRDVERECPGVKGVLKLGTPWQEILATVPEARADLVVMGTQGRRGVAHALLGSVAERVLRLSPVPVMTVRARGEG; this comes from the coding sequence ATGGCGACCTTCGCGCGCATCCTGGCCGCGACCGACTTCAGCGAGGCGTCCCGCCGCGCGCTCGCGCTCGCCGCCGCGCTCGCGCGCGAGGCGGGGGCGGCGCTCACGGTGGTGCACGTCTGCGAGATCCCCGGGTACCGCGACGAGGGGCCGATCCCGTACGACCTCGCCACGCCGCTCGTCGCGGACGCGCAGGCGCGGCTCGACGCGGCGCTGCGCGACGTCGAGCGCGAGTGCCCGGGGGTGAAGGGCGTGCTGAAGCTGGGCACGCCGTGGCAGGAGATCCTCGCCACCGTGCCGGAGGCGCGCGCCGACCTGGTGGTGATGGGCACGCAGGGCCGGCGCGGCGTGGCCCACGCGCTCCTGGGCAGCGTGGCCGAGCGCGTGCTGCGCCTCTCGCCCGTGCCCGTGATGACGGTCCGTGCGCGCGGGGAGGGGTGA
- a CDS encoding DUF4142 domain-containing protein: MAAGLAAALAFAGQAMAQGAGGSGGNTGSGQPAGSGSTGAASGSSGSMGSGSTGGSMGSDSGSAGSTTRGSDTGSAATGSTATGSTGSAGSSASAAGSAKVSKDLDEGLQKLHAANLSEVQMGEMGVQHAQNEQVKQFAQRMVDDHRKADEQLTQTSQQMGIDLNGSAFQKEQTKAQKRMDKLTAKTGAAFDKAYMADMVEDHRKDTREVGALAKKARQGQHQELASFLEQTHSTLQGHLKEAQQTQKALSGSTRQARKPRGTSGAGSTGTGSSGSMGGSSGSPDTGTGGGGGH, translated from the coding sequence ATGGCCGCGGGCCTCGCGGCGGCGCTCGCGTTCGCCGGCCAGGCGATGGCGCAGGGCGCGGGCGGATCGGGCGGGAACACGGGGAGCGGCCAGCCGGCCGGCTCCGGCAGCACGGGCGCCGCCAGCGGGAGCAGCGGGAGCATGGGCTCCGGCAGCACCGGCGGCAGCATGGGGTCGGACAGCGGCAGCGCGGGCAGCACCACGCGCGGCAGCGACACCGGCAGCGCCGCGACCGGCAGCACCGCGACCGGTAGCACCGGCAGCGCCGGCTCGAGCGCCTCGGCGGCGGGCTCGGCGAAGGTCTCGAAGGATCTGGACGAGGGGCTGCAGAAGCTCCACGCGGCCAACCTGTCCGAGGTCCAGATGGGCGAGATGGGCGTGCAGCACGCCCAGAACGAGCAGGTGAAGCAGTTCGCGCAGCGCATGGTGGACGACCACCGCAAGGCCGACGAGCAGCTCACCCAGACGTCGCAGCAGATGGGGATCGACCTGAACGGCAGCGCGTTCCAGAAGGAGCAGACCAAGGCGCAGAAGCGCATGGACAAGCTGACCGCGAAGACCGGGGCCGCGTTCGACAAGGCCTACATGGCCGACATGGTCGAGGACCACCGGAAGGACACCCGCGAGGTCGGCGCGCTCGCGAAGAAGGCGCGGCAGGGCCAGCACCAGGAGCTCGCCTCGTTCCTCGAGCAGACGCACAGCACGCTGCAGGGGCACCTCAAGGAAGCGCAGCAGACCCAGAAGGCGCTGAGCGGCTCGACCCGCCAGGCGCGGAAGCCGCGCGGGACCTCGGGCGCCGGCTCGACCGGCACCGGCTCCTCGGGCTCGATGGGCGGGAGCTCGGGCTCGCCCGACACCGGCACTGGCGGCGGCGGCGGGCACTGA
- a CDS encoding carboxypeptidase regulatory-like domain-containing protein has translation MQSPRRTAFLALGLVLLALLLAAALLRRGAPEAGDAGAAPAPAPGAPAAAAPRPPEAPPPAALPIRVPPAPPAPPDAGPASFEGTVVAAGTGAGVPGAELTFSRAGAAASVRAGPGGAFRFEPPETGRWFLAAVTAPGFLPFAPEWGHSPVQLDAVAGRHVRGIEIHLAPAAELEGHVVDRDGAPVAGASVRLLGAAEEAALVPIADRFTSDARGVFRFAAPEGAVLEVRKDGYLPGRAEIGPLERVNGRVTVELGPAHRPLGERAPVSGRVVAKGGGPVAGALVTASPERVLGLDDAPTAQAVTGADGRFELPPLDPGAYRVRARAEGRAPAALRRVAPGAKDLLLELAAGGRLRGCVRSAAAGSPVAPFTVLVLERRGPLRLVPQRTRSVIDPSGCYALDDLAPGPATVVITAPGYAPSGERAVEIPGDGGVAVVDAALESGGRLTGVVRDDASGAPIAGARLSVEGALPSAAASTFPVLSEAVSAADGTFALGGLPARSSIFVAAAGHHARVLGGVQVEPGGTTGPVEVRLRPTAEGEEPRVDLAGIGAVLAPSGDGLAVAQVIAGGGAAEVGLGRGDVVLEVDGRQVTELGMAGAIDAIRGPEGTSVLLKVRRGTSTFDVRVPRRLVRG, from the coding sequence ATGCAGAGCCCCCGCCGCACCGCGTTCCTCGCCCTCGGGCTGGTCCTCCTCGCCCTGCTGCTCGCCGCCGCGCTGCTGCGGCGTGGCGCGCCGGAAGCGGGCGACGCCGGAGCCGCGCCCGCGCCCGCGCCCGGGGCCCCGGCCGCCGCCGCGCCGCGGCCGCCCGAGGCCCCGCCGCCGGCCGCCCTGCCCATCCGCGTGCCCCCGGCGCCGCCGGCCCCGCCCGACGCCGGGCCGGCCAGCTTCGAGGGGACGGTGGTCGCGGCGGGCACCGGCGCCGGCGTGCCGGGCGCGGAGCTGACCTTCTCGCGCGCGGGCGCGGCCGCCTCGGTCCGGGCCGGGCCCGGCGGCGCGTTCCGCTTCGAGCCGCCGGAGACGGGCCGCTGGTTCCTCGCGGCGGTCACCGCGCCCGGCTTCCTGCCGTTCGCGCCGGAGTGGGGGCACAGCCCCGTCCAGCTCGACGCCGTGGCGGGCCGCCACGTGCGCGGCATCGAGATCCACCTCGCCCCGGCGGCGGAGCTCGAGGGACACGTCGTGGACCGGGACGGCGCGCCGGTGGCGGGCGCGAGCGTCCGGCTGCTCGGCGCGGCGGAGGAGGCCGCGCTGGTGCCGATCGCCGACCGCTTCACCAGCGACGCGCGCGGCGTGTTCCGGTTCGCGGCGCCGGAGGGCGCGGTGCTGGAGGTGCGCAAGGACGGGTATCTCCCCGGGCGCGCCGAGATCGGGCCGCTGGAGCGCGTCAACGGCCGCGTCACCGTGGAGCTGGGCCCGGCGCACCGGCCGCTGGGCGAGCGCGCCCCGGTGTCCGGGCGCGTGGTCGCGAAGGGCGGCGGCCCGGTCGCCGGCGCGCTCGTGACCGCGTCGCCGGAGCGCGTGCTCGGCCTGGACGACGCGCCCACCGCCCAGGCCGTCACCGGGGCCGACGGCCGCTTCGAGCTGCCGCCGCTCGACCCCGGGGCCTACCGCGTGCGGGCCCGGGCCGAGGGCCGCGCCCCCGCCGCGCTGCGCCGGGTGGCGCCCGGCGCGAAGGACCTCCTGCTCGAGCTGGCCGCCGGCGGGCGCCTGCGCGGCTGCGTCCGGTCCGCGGCGGCGGGCTCGCCGGTGGCGCCGTTCACCGTGCTCGTGCTGGAGCGCCGCGGCCCGCTGCGGCTGGTGCCGCAGCGCACGCGCTCGGTCATCGACCCGTCGGGCTGCTACGCGCTCGACGACCTCGCCCCCGGCCCGGCCACGGTGGTGATCACCGCGCCCGGCTACGCGCCGTCCGGCGAGCGCGCGGTCGAGATCCCGGGCGACGGCGGCGTGGCGGTGGTGGACGCGGCGCTGGAGTCCGGCGGCCGGCTCACCGGCGTGGTGCGCGACGACGCCAGCGGCGCGCCCATCGCCGGCGCCCGCCTGTCGGTGGAGGGCGCGCTGCCCAGCGCCGCGGCGTCCACGTTCCCGGTGCTCTCCGAGGCGGTGAGCGCGGCGGACGGGACGTTCGCGCTCGGCGGCCTGCCGGCGCGCTCCTCGATCTTCGTCGCCGCGGCCGGCCACCACGCGCGCGTGCTGGGCGGCGTGCAGGTCGAGCCGGGCGGCACCACCGGGCCGGTCGAGGTGCGGCTCCGGCCCACCGCCGAGGGCGAGGAGCCGCGCGTGGACCTGGCCGGCATCGGCGCGGTGCTGGCGCCCTCGGGCGACGGGCTCGCGGTGGCGCAGGTCATCGCCGGCGGAGGCGCGGCCGAGGTGGGGCTGGGGCGCGGCGACGTGGTGCTGGAGGTGGACGGGCGCCAGGTGACCGAGCTGGGCATGGCCGGCGCGATCGACGCGATCCGCGGACCGGAGGGCACCTCGGTGCTGCTCAAGGTGCGGCGCGGCACCTCGACGTTCGACGTGCGCGTGCCCCGGCGGCTCGTGCGCGGGTGA
- a CDS encoding energy transducer TonB: protein MPRVLPEALPAAGLEPVTLEAEEVLTLGEGQAFTGDGVGDGPFVPGDGFGPGGGGAGGEAGDGGEEGPPWLRSAVLRQLQAQIDRDPYPAAAELMGWSGTVRVGFTILTDGSVADVRVLASSGHGVLDRAALAAVRKAAPYPRPPVDQPVVVPVVWYLPP, encoded by the coding sequence GTGCCGCGCGTGCTGCCGGAGGCGCTCCCCGCGGCCGGGCTCGAGCCGGTGACGCTGGAGGCGGAGGAGGTGCTCACGCTGGGCGAGGGGCAGGCGTTCACCGGCGACGGCGTCGGCGACGGTCCGTTCGTCCCCGGCGACGGGTTCGGCCCGGGCGGCGGCGGCGCGGGCGGGGAGGCCGGGGACGGGGGCGAGGAGGGCCCGCCCTGGCTCCGGTCGGCGGTGCTGCGCCAGCTCCAGGCGCAGATCGACCGCGACCCGTACCCCGCCGCCGCGGAGCTGATGGGCTGGTCCGGGACGGTGCGCGTCGGCTTCACCATCCTCACCGACGGGAGCGTGGCCGACGTCCGCGTCCTCGCGTCGAGCGGCCATGGCGTGCTCGACCGCGCCGCGCTCGCCGCCGTGCGCAAGGCCGCCCCGTATCCCCGCCCGCCGGTGGACCAGCCGGTGGTCGTCCCGGTGGTCTGGTACCTGCCCCCGTGA
- a CDS encoding ABC transporter permease, translated as MRSWLDDVGMAAATLRASPLRSLLTALGIVIGTATVVAMMALTEGLRLEMTGQLSMLEAGAFRVEKFPMVTVGHDAWHRYASRKDITRAQGEALRGLPHVAFVSIEEQGRRPEAVATRTRATRNEIDVLGVLPDYEFTNAVTVASGRFLSHADVALARRVAFVGAGVADVLFPGADPLGAEIRIRGVPFEVAGVAERMGTVLGLESRDGFVAVPWTAYDAVLGRALGTNLAVRATRVEDVPQAMAEVVATLRRVRGLGPLEENDFEVFSNDTAADLFDGLARVVGAATFGLCALSLLVGGIGVMNIMLVSVTERTREIGVRMALGARRQRILAQFLVESLVLALAGGAIGVALGGGVALVARELDVVPARVPLWSVLLSLGSAAAAGLVFGIYPAARASRLDPVEAMRAE; from the coding sequence ATGCGCTCCTGGCTCGACGACGTCGGGATGGCCGCGGCCACGCTGCGGGCGAGCCCGCTCCGCTCGCTCCTCACCGCCCTCGGCATCGTCATCGGCACCGCCACGGTGGTGGCGATGATGGCGCTCACCGAGGGGCTGCGGCTGGAGATGACCGGCCAGCTCTCCATGCTCGAGGCGGGCGCGTTCCGGGTGGAGAAGTTCCCGATGGTCACCGTGGGCCACGACGCGTGGCACCGGTACGCGAGCCGCAAGGACATCACCCGCGCGCAGGGGGAGGCGCTCCGCGGCCTGCCCCACGTCGCGTTCGTCTCGATCGAGGAGCAGGGGCGCCGGCCCGAGGCCGTCGCCACGCGGACGCGCGCCACGCGCAACGAGATCGACGTGCTCGGGGTCCTGCCCGACTACGAGTTCACCAACGCGGTCACCGTCGCGAGCGGGCGGTTCCTCTCGCACGCCGACGTGGCGCTGGCGCGCCGGGTGGCGTTCGTGGGCGCGGGCGTCGCCGACGTGCTGTTCCCGGGGGCCGACCCGCTGGGCGCCGAGATCCGGATCCGCGGCGTGCCGTTCGAGGTGGCGGGCGTGGCGGAGCGGATGGGGACGGTGCTCGGGCTCGAGTCGCGCGACGGGTTCGTGGCGGTCCCGTGGACCGCGTACGACGCGGTGCTCGGGCGCGCCCTCGGCACGAACCTCGCGGTCCGCGCCACCCGCGTGGAGGACGTGCCGCAGGCCATGGCCGAGGTGGTCGCGACGCTCCGCCGGGTGCGCGGGCTCGGCCCGCTCGAGGAGAACGACTTCGAGGTCTTCTCGAACGACACCGCCGCGGACCTGTTCGACGGGCTGGCGCGGGTGGTGGGCGCGGCCACGTTCGGCCTGTGCGCGCTCTCGCTGCTGGTGGGCGGCATCGGCGTGATGAACATCATGCTGGTCTCGGTCACCGAGCGGACCCGCGAGATCGGCGTGCGGATGGCGCTGGGGGCGCGGCGCCAGCGGATCCTGGCGCAGTTCCTGGTCGAGTCGCTGGTGCTCGCGCTCGCGGGCGGCGCGATCGGCGTCGCGCTCGGCGGCGGCGTGGCGCTGGTCGCGCGGGAGCTGGACGTCGTGCCGGCGCGGGTGCCGCTCTGGTCGGTGCTGCTGTCGCTCGGCTCCGCCGCGGCGGCCGGCCTGGTCTTCGGCATCTACCCCGCGGCGCGGGCCTCCCGGCTCGATCCCGTCGAGGCGATGCGGGCGGAGTAG
- a CDS encoding S1C family serine protease: MTGLQALSRDVADLVARAAPAVVGVEQGGGQGSGVVIAPDGWVLTNAHVARGRGPVRVRLSGARVVAAERAGADDRTDVAVLRVDARDLPALALSERRLSVGELVVAIGNPLGFERSVTVGVVSALHRNLAAPRGAVLEGLVQTDASINPGNSGGPLLDAGGAVVGLSTAMLPWAHGIGFAVPAHTAAWVASVLMREGEVRRPFLGIAARGEDLEARDATLAGHGRGVRVLEVVEGAPAGRAALRPGDLLVAASGSPVQTLDDLQRVLVLARAGEIDLQVLRAGRPLRLAIRPDPPRAAAA; the protein is encoded by the coding sequence GTGACCGGGCTGCAGGCGCTCTCGCGCGACGTGGCGGACCTGGTGGCCCGCGCCGCCCCGGCGGTGGTGGGCGTCGAGCAGGGCGGCGGCCAGGGCTCCGGCGTGGTGATCGCGCCCGACGGCTGGGTGCTCACGAACGCGCACGTCGCGCGCGGACGCGGCCCGGTCCGCGTCCGGCTCTCCGGCGCGCGGGTGGTGGCGGCGGAGCGCGCCGGCGCCGACGACCGCACCGACGTGGCCGTGCTGCGGGTGGACGCGCGCGATCTCCCCGCGCTGGCGCTCTCCGAGCGGCGGCTCTCGGTGGGCGAGCTGGTGGTGGCCATCGGCAACCCGCTCGGCTTCGAGCGCTCGGTCACGGTGGGCGTGGTCTCGGCGCTGCACCGCAACCTGGCGGCGCCGCGCGGCGCGGTGCTGGAGGGGCTGGTCCAGACCGACGCGTCGATCAACCCGGGCAACTCGGGCGGACCGCTGCTCGACGCGGGCGGCGCGGTGGTCGGGCTCAGCACCGCCATGCTCCCCTGGGCGCACGGGATCGGCTTCGCGGTGCCGGCGCACACCGCCGCGTGGGTGGCCTCGGTGCTGATGCGCGAGGGCGAGGTGCGCCGCCCGTTCCTCGGGATCGCCGCCCGGGGCGAGGACCTGGAGGCGCGCGACGCCACGCTGGCCGGCCACGGGCGCGGGGTGCGGGTGCTCGAGGTGGTGGAGGGCGCGCCCGCCGGCCGGGCCGCGCTCCGGCCCGGCGACCTGCTGGTCGCGGCGAGCGGCAGCCCGGTGCAGACGCTGGACGACCTGCAGCGCGTGCTGGTGCTGGCCCGCGCCGGCGAGATCGACCTCCAGGTGCTGCGCGCCGGCCGCCCGCTGCGGCTCGCCATCCGCCCCGACCCGCCGCGCGCGGCCGCGGCCTGA
- a CDS encoding S1C family serine protease, which translates to MTSASPSATPPQADVLAQLSARLAALAASAAAHVVRVDGRRHASASGVVWSSDGVIVTAHHALERDEGVTVGLPSGGEVAAEVIGRDPSTDLAALRVRAPGLAPPGWADADGAAAGQLTLVVTRPGRGPRAELGLLMRAGEAFRAPMGGRIDRHLELGVPRHPGLSGGLVLGADGLALGVAAAGLVRGAALAVPAATLGRVVTSLLSHGEVRRGYLGLATQPVPLPPALRARTGEELALLVARVEPGSPADRAGVLLGDAILSVGGEALQDPGELLALLSEDRIGQAVALRVLRAGEVRDVAVTVGVRGRRA; encoded by the coding sequence ATGACCTCCGCGTCCCCCTCCGCCACGCCCCCCCAGGCCGACGTCCTCGCCCAGCTCTCCGCCCGCCTCGCCGCGCTCGCCGCGTCGGCGGCCGCCCACGTCGTCCGCGTGGACGGGCGGCGCCACGCCTCCGCCTCGGGCGTCGTGTGGTCGTCCGACGGCGTGATCGTCACCGCGCACCACGCGCTCGAGCGCGACGAGGGCGTGACGGTCGGGCTGCCGTCGGGCGGCGAGGTCGCCGCGGAGGTGATCGGCCGCGACCCCAGCACCGACCTCGCCGCGCTGCGGGTGCGCGCGCCCGGGCTCGCGCCGCCGGGCTGGGCGGACGCGGACGGCGCCGCGGCCGGGCAGCTCACGCTGGTCGTCACGCGGCCCGGGCGCGGGCCGCGCGCGGAGCTGGGCCTGCTCATGCGCGCCGGCGAGGCGTTCCGCGCGCCGATGGGCGGGCGCATCGATCGCCACCTGGAGCTGGGCGTCCCCCGGCACCCCGGCCTGTCGGGCGGCCTGGTGCTGGGCGCGGACGGCCTCGCGCTCGGCGTCGCGGCGGCCGGGCTGGTGCGCGGCGCGGCGCTGGCGGTGCCCGCGGCCACGCTCGGCCGCGTGGTGACCTCGCTCCTCTCGCACGGCGAGGTGCGCCGCGGCTACCTCGGGCTCGCCACGCAGCCGGTCCCGCTCCCGCCCGCGCTGCGCGCGCGCACCGGCGAGGAGCTGGCGCTGCTCGTGGCGCGGGTCGAGCCGGGCAGCCCGGCGGACCGGGCCGGCGTGCTGCTCGGGGACGCGATCCTCTCGGTGGGCGGCGAGGCGCTCCAGGATCCGGGCGAGCTGCTGGCCCTGCTCTCGGAGGACCGGATCGGCCAGGCGGTGGCGCTGCGCGTGCTGCGCGCCGGCGAGGTGCGGGACGTCGCGGTGACCGTGGGCGTGCGCGGGAGGCGGGCGTGA
- a CDS encoding helix-turn-helix transcriptional regulator gives MEPLRVLVVSADPLARAGLAALLGARPELRLAGEAEPARAQAVAREADAALWDLGAPPAPPTPRGAADGGGAEALAVLAAGLPAVALVAGEAQAGEALRAGARAVLHRGAGAEAIAAALRAAVAGLTALDPELAAALLRAPAAEAGGPLTPREREVLALVAEGLGNKGIAARLGISEHTAKFHVNAILGKLGAGSRAEAIVRAARLGLVVL, from the coding sequence ATGGAGCCGCTCCGGGTGCTGGTGGTCTCGGCCGATCCGCTGGCGCGGGCAGGCCTCGCGGCGCTGCTCGGCGCGCGGCCCGAGCTCCGGCTCGCCGGCGAGGCGGAGCCGGCGCGGGCGCAGGCCGTGGCGCGCGAGGCGGACGCGGCGCTCTGGGACCTGGGCGCGCCTCCCGCTCCTCCGACGCCCCGCGGGGCCGCGGACGGCGGGGGCGCCGAGGCGCTCGCGGTGCTCGCCGCGGGGCTGCCCGCGGTGGCGCTGGTGGCCGGCGAGGCGCAGGCGGGCGAGGCGCTCCGGGCCGGGGCGCGGGCCGTGCTCCACCGGGGCGCCGGCGCGGAGGCGATCGCCGCCGCGCTGCGCGCCGCGGTGGCGGGGCTGACCGCGCTCGACCCCGAGCTGGCGGCGGCGCTGCTCCGGGCCCCCGCCGCCGAGGCGGGCGGGCCGCTCACGCCGCGCGAGCGCGAGGTGCTGGCCCTCGTGGCGGAGGGGCTCGGCAACAAGGGCATCGCGGCGCGGCTCGGGATCTCCGAGCACACCGCCAAGTTCCACGTGAACGCGATCCTCGGGAAGCTGGGCGCGGGCTCGCGCGCCGAGGCCATCGTGCGCGCCGCGCGGCTCGGTCTCGTCGTGCTGTGA